The sequence GCTCTTGTTAATCATAAGCGGGTTTCCACTTAACAATGTAGCTATGAAGTGGATTATGACATTCCTGATGGTGGCTTCTGCGTCCTGCATGCTGCTAACATACATGTGGGCCCTGGGAATGACCAGCCCTGATCATATTTATCATAGGCTTAGGAGTCTCGGGTATTTGTTGGTCGGTTTATGGGGTTTCTTGCTTTTTGTTATTGGCATCTTTCAGATAATAAGGTTCATTCTTTGGCTTAGATCAAGAAGGTCGTCCTCCACTCCCTCAACAACtactactcggaatactacaaaTGCGCACTCACATAGTGGCATCTAATTAAGCTAGTTATTGTCAAAACATGCACATCTATTTTCTAATGTATTACATGGCACTTCTCAGGTTCTTTCActttttttagttaatatttatGTGCCAACCTAAAACATATCATTCTCATGCGTCGAAGGTAATAAGCCTCTTTGGTGCTATCAGCGTCACTACAAAAATAAGCTTTAGGGCAACGAGGTGAATTTAAGACTGCTCAAAGTACTTTCTGGATATTATAACAAGGATTATGAAAAATGATCCCTCGTCTTTTAAATGATAAACGGAAACTATGTTGAATTGTAGTTCAGATCGTAATCCCTGAAAGCTCTAATTTACGATACAAGCGAATAAACATCGTTCACACAACATAAAGAAGAACGACCATAACCAACGACAGAAATCAGAGAAATTGAGGAAGATATTTTACATATACAGTCCTTCTGGCACCCCTTCTTTCTTCTTGAACATCACTTTATCCTTTGCCTTCTTAAAGTCGGCATGTGTCACCTACAAAACCATAGACAATGGCATCCAAATAATTCAACAAATTTCACACAAAATCATGTACACGTTACAACTGGAATGAAATGATCAATCATCTTGCACATAAACACAACTTTGGTACTTCAAAATACACCAAGGTAAACCTCCACCACATAGGTCGAAATCAATATTTTGCTAAATTCTAATTTGACCTTGTTTGTTTCCAAACAGGAGATATACAGGGTATGGAAATCGCAGAGGTCCGAACGATAAGTACCATTCCCTAAATTTTTTACAGAATTGCATTGTTTTAACCAATAACTGAAAACATGAAAGAATATGATTCGAACCTTCATTCGGCGCTCTCGTAGAGCAAGTAAGCCAGCTTCAGTGCATATTGCTTTTATATCAGCCCCTGAAAACTCATCCTTAGTCATAACAAATTCTTCTAAGTTCACATCATCAGCTAATGTCATCCTTGATGTGTGTATCTACATGAAAACCAGTAGAAGACCTTTTAGTCATGTGATTAAGCAAAATATGCCTATTAAGATATATATAACATGGAATCATCAGAAACAGCATTTCGGTTGTTGCTATCACAAAATTAGTCATCATGCCTACCTGGAAAATGCGTCTCCTGGTTTTGATGTCAGGGAGGGGAAACTCTATCTTCCTGTCTATTCGACCAGGTCTCAATAGAGCTGGATCAAGGCTTTCAATTCTGTTGGTTGCAAGGATCACCTTTACATCTCCTCTTGAATCAAAACCATCTAACTGATTAAGAAGCTCCAACATAGTCCTTTGAATTTCGCGTTCTCCACCTGAGTGAGCATCATACCTGCAGAGTGTGTTAAAATATTAATAAGCAACGGTAATGCAGGATAAGAGTCATAAGCAGGTCTCCACAATATACTCTTCCACCAGTTTATATCCTCCCCCCAATCTTCCCCAGAAACACACAGATAAAATTTGACCAGTCATTGACTCCAAGAGTTAATGTAAAGCTTTTAATTGTACTTCAGTTTTTAATTGGATCAACAGTTTAACAATATCATATGCTTGAGAAGAACAGGACACTCAGTGCTATGTCAACTAACTTGTGCACAATGAGTGTGTTGGATTCAGTGTGTTGCAATTGCCCTAAAACAATATTTATAGAGTAGGCTTTTTAGTATCCTCAAAGGGAATGGCGTGCATTATTACATAGCTAACTTTTAATGACTTAACTATACCTTCTGTGTCTATGTGAGGATCATGCAAGAATGGCTGATCCATTTTCTGTATTCTCTTCTATTGTGTGTGNNNNNNNNNNNNNNNNNNNTTAACAAGATGAAAATAATTCCAAGAAGATCCACCATGTAAACCCAACGCCCTCAagaaaaaaccaaagaaaaaaggaaaaaaaaagtgagGGGGAAGGGGGGGTATAAAGTTGGTGTGCAATCATTACCTCTTTGTACCAACTGCATCAAtttcatcaatgaagacaattgAAGGGGAGAGATCATCAGCTACCCGGAAAAGTTCCCTCACAAGTTTTGGACCATCTCCCAAGTATTTTTGTATTAATTCACTACCAACAACTCTTAAAAATGTTGCAGATGTTGAGTTTGCAACAGCCTGAAAGAAGAAGAGACTTCGTGTTAGAGCCAACAGCCTATGCATGGCACTTGTgcagaaaggaagaaagaagaaaaaaagagagggGTGGGAAGTGTAGGGGAAAGGTAAGACAATAAGACATAGATTAGTTGGTATTCAACAAATGAAACTATTACTTTTTAACTGAGTTATAGAGTTAATTCTATCTCAGTGAcccaataagaaacaaagatAAATGGCCACCTTTGCAAGCAAGGTCTTTCCAGTTCCAGGTTCTCCATATAAAATGACCCCCTTAGGTGGTTTGATACCGATGTCTTCGTACAGTTCAGGATGTGTGAGAGGAAGCTCAACTGCTTCTTTAATTTCCTGTATCTGGGCATCTAAACCACCAATGTCAGCGTAGGATTCCAAAGGAGCTTTCTCAACCTTCATGACTGAGACCATTGGATCAACTTCATCTTGAAGAAGCCCAACAACAGATAGAACCTGATAAAATGGCAAACATGTTAGGATAATCATTGTATCACCAGCATTTAACTATATCAACCATATAAGAAGCAAAGACTTATTCTAATTCATTTTCACAAACAACCATCCTGCCAATGCCTACATTACTCCGAACATTACTTTCCCCTGCTAGTTATTCAGAATTTATATCATCTTTGTTGGTGATTTAATCGAGTCTTGCTGATTAAAGATACTAGAAACTATACACATCTGTCCCTGTGGTATGAACTGTTACGAGGTAAAAAGAcactaacaatttttttaaaactaataaTACCTCCCAAAATTGTGTAATTGTGCATTAATGATTCAACAAGCAGCATTTTCCATGAACATATTAGTACTTTTAAGTCTGGAAAGGTTTTATCATATCCACACAATCCAAACACCAAACCCTAATTTCTTCCATCACTCAATCAAACCTCAACAAATAAAGCACAAATAAACATCATATAAAAAGTAATAAACTAAGAGAAACAAAACCCTACCTTGTTATGCATCAAGATGGCGCAACCGGGTTCAAGCTGATCCTTATCGACAAAAGACAAGATTCCAACATAGTACTCAGGGCCAACCGATGACGAAACGATTGCATGATTCTCATCGATGAGCTCCTCCAAGTTTCCGACGGACATGGGCGAACCGCGAAGGTCATCGACCTTGGATCGGTCCTCTTCGGCCTTCTCCTCTTGCGGCTTCAGTCGCTCCTGGTTGGCCACGAACTCCTCCTCCATCAGAAGGTAGTCCTTAATCCTCTCCAGCTTCAGCAGCCTCAGCTTGCACTTCGAAACCGGCGTCACCGTCGGAAGCCGCGCCGCCGCCTCGGGCCCCTTCTGCTTCCGCTGTTTCCTGCCAACGCGAGCTGGCGGCGCCGCCGGCTCGAACTTCTTGTCCTTCTTGTCGCCGCTGTCTGGCTTCCTGTCCCCCGGCATGCCCTGCCGGTTGAGACCGCCCGGAGTTCCCTGACCCATGATCGGTGAGTTTTGGGGAAAAAGTGtagagagagaaagtgtgaatgTGAAGATAGTGAGAGAAAGAAAGTGTTGCACTACtcttagtgtttttttttttttcggtcacACACTCCTCTTAGTTTAGGCCAGGCGTCTTCATCGTCCGGTGAAATTAGGTTTGATTTGATCTAGATCTGATCTGAAATATATACCGGACCTATTTGTTAGACTCGAACTCGCTCCTAAATCCGATAAAACTTATACATTTTTGGGCCACGATTATATTgggtaaaaatcgggtgaaaatcGGACTGTTTACATtatcttcttgtaagctagcatgtgaaaatattcaaatttccAAAACTCTAactattatttgacatggtaaaattcacttaaaaaaatatacgGAAAAGCTCTACATACAAGCGATTAGGGCTTGTAAGCATTACAAGTCAATTAATCCCTAACCCCCTAAAACACGCTGCAAGTGCTACGTCCCTTACACGCGCTAtatataactaccaaatttaaaagatttgtttccttcttcgttctcCTTCTTTCCACATttgctcgttcttcttctcgcgcgtcttccccTTCTTTTTCGATCGTTCTTTTCTCCTCCTTCCTCACTGGTTTGTCTTCGTCATTGACGTTAGTTCCTCTCTCTGTAACTCCAACTTCGTTTTCTTTTCGATtttctggtttctgaaatcaaagtttgaactcgttttgaagataatggatgattcaacctcgTTTTGTGAACATTGACCGTGAAACTAACGCGTGAACATAAATATGTGgattgaatctaatgtattagttttgattaattatctgcaatttatagcagacgctcgggtgtagatcagaatttttttgggtgtatttttgggggaagtgtgggtgtatttacagtttatggcttttttgttattttagttgagttgttgtcgttcgggtgtattagatcagacatgattgggtgtattttttgtttttgacatggtgtattctgcagcctctctttgttgatgaccagtttgttcccaaggttggaatgacctttaccacccttgaagatgctagAAAAgtttacaggaactacgccaaggctgcaggattttctacaagagttcggagcacaaataggaaggaaaacgagattaagaatcaattgattacatgtagcagagagggaaaatggaaatctaaaatatctcaaaCAGCACAGGAAACTAAacatgtccattcgtcgtacaatagagaataacgaggaggctggTATTAGACCAAGCAAAatttaccaatcatttgttgcggctgccaGGGGTcatcgcgagttaaattttattgaaaaggatgtgaggaattacattatgAGAGAAGTGCGAGAAGCGTGGGTGTGCTtaaagactcatttgataggaattagaatgattttctgctgaattttggtcttgtggacaacaagtggctttcaggtaatgtttgtttaaaatctgcagcagaggtgtaaatttattttttttttcgggtgtatttatagtctgtgtttgggtatATTCTACAGATctctatgaagaccgtcatatatggattccaatctatctggatcaccacttctggacagggatgagaagcacacaaaggagcgagagcatgcattcttTTAGGTGTAAAAGTAgtgttcttttgggtgtatttctgaattttattgtatttcacattttacatatatatacatatatatacttcagaatcttgtttttatgttataaaatactgtttgtttttttttacaacggtttaagggttttaggtattagggtttagggttttagggtttacggtttaagtTTTAGGGTTTACGGGTTAGGGGTTAAGGTttaggttttaagtgtttagggttcagggttttagggaTAAAGCATCAGAGGGATAgatttttgggtgtatattcaactttctttAGGTGTAAAAAAtggcaggttatgggtgtatatttggtttgatgtttttcttcatattatagtacctgtaattcatacattttgaatacagtagagagagtttaattattgaaagaaattttacaataaactggattataattggaaaatttttacagcatgtgttcaatttgttacaggactatataacatttacattaatcagtgtcaatatccttagaatctatctgacaatttggtgatgcacccttagcgGCGGGATGTGCATCAGGCCACCAAATCTCAAATCCCTAACAATTATTTTCTTCTCCTCGCTCATGTTTCTGAATTTCTCACTTAACAAATGtgttgcacacttaaggtctttgatttgctgtaaacaaagcaaaattatagtcagatatatttctcttatataaaactgatttcatctaagacatatatttgttcttacatttttttcagcttggtttctgcctgccattttttctgaaatgaaaaatacacccatagatatcattaagatacacccatagatatgagtcagatacacccataNNNNNNNNNNNGTAACACCTAGAACAACTAAGAAGAACAGAATAACCTAGAAGCAAgaataacagtaaaacctagaacaagtagaacattaaaaactgtaaaatgagacctagaacaagaagaacagtaaaacctagaagaacgtagaagaacagtaaaacctagttcttcgTTTTCGAAATGTGGAAAATATACAATATGAGTAAAATAGTAACGTAACATACCTTGAGTATTATAACTTCGTTTTTTCTGGAGATTGTTGATCGAGAGTTCTATGTTGTGTTGATGGAGAGTTCTAATCTTCGCGACGAGTCCTATCTCTACAGTTTGGAATGTTGCTCGAAAACGGACGGTTTGTGTTTTCTTCGAAGGGCTTGGAGAAGTGGAAGAGTGCGCCATTAAGGAGCGCTATTTTGCGAAGAGCAACCGTTGAGTGGGGCGCGTGTAGTTTACGTTCCATTGAAAGAGAGATGAGTGCGCGTGTGAATGAAGTGTGGGATGGGAACATGTAAAACTTGTAGGGCCAttttgcttgtatgtgtagcaggcccgaaaaatataaaaagaaccaACCCTttcctaaaattaaagcataactacaatcaatactaatattgtctaataataccaaatatttaaataaatataaataacataatattatgcattagtccaaagtcttatgcattttaaacataaaacattaacttatagtcttataatgactaataacacaaaatattaaggtttacaatatttaaatttcacataagaatagtcatcatccatcactaataacacaaaatattaattgtgttatgatgaccgggccaccgggccgagtttgggtgacccgagctatggccccgacctgacccgaaataatgaccgggtctatttttgagacccttaccggGCCCTAGACCCAGTAAAATACACCAACTTAGCCCCTAAAAGGTTCGGGGCCGAGCTGGGCCATGAACACCCCTATTTCAGGCTNNNNNNNNNNNNNNNNNNTAAGTAAGTTTTATTTTTATCCTCCAATAAATATCGAATCTATCTATCTATAAACCATAGAAACCTCGAGGAGTCTATGCTGATATGGCATTTTCtcgttttttttatttatttccaaAAAAAAGTGTTTATGAAGTTGAAGAGTTGGACAAAATTTGGTGTCTACTGGTTTACTCTACTGGTTActttgctctctctctctctctctctctctctctctctctctctctctctctctctctttctctctctctctctctctctctctctctctctctctctctctctctctctctttctctctctctctctctctcttttagagTTTCTTTTAAAGGGTGAAAAATGTTGCTATCCGTGGTTGATGTCTACGATGACGATGGTTTCCGGTTTCGAGTGGTTAGGGTTTGCAAGTAATCACAAAATTGTGCTTGTTGCAGACACAAGTCACTGTTTGTACGCCTCCTGCGATATTGCGTGTGAGTCTTGCTCTGGTTCTGCCTATCGCTTGATCCTATTCTTTCTGTATTTTGTTTGTTGGATGATGCAAGGGTTATGGAAGAGGTTCCATTTCAGAGAATTTTAGATAGGATTTTGACTGATGAAGTTTTTCTTTTGGTCCCTTGCCATACACAATC is a genomic window of Arachis ipaensis cultivar K30076 chromosome B06, Araip1.1, whole genome shotgun sequence containing:
- the LOC107648038 gene encoding 26S proteasome regulatory subunit 4 homolog A, whose amino-acid sequence is MGQGTPGGLNRQGMPGDRKPDSGDKKDKKFEPAAPPARVGRKQRKQKGPEAAARLPTVTPVSKCKLRLLKLERIKDYLLMEEEFVANQERLKPQEEKAEEDRSKVDDLRGSPMSVGNLEELIDENHAIVSSSVGPEYYVGILSFVDKDQLEPGCAILMHNKVLSVVGLLQDEVDPMVSVMKVEKAPLESYADIGGLDAQIQEIKEAVELPLTHPELYEDIGIKPPKGVILYGEPGTGKTLLAKAVANSTSATFLRVVGSELIQKYLGDGPKLVRELFRVADDLSPSIVFIDEIDAVGTKRYDAHSGGEREIQRTMLELLNQLDGFDSRGDVKVILATNRIESLDPALLRPGRIDRKIEFPLPDIKTRRRIFQIHTSRMTLADDVNLEEFVMTKDEFSGADIKAICTEAGLLALRERRMKVTHADFKKAKDKVMFKKKEGVPEGLYM